Proteins encoded in a region of the Corynebacterium genitalium ATCC 33030 genome:
- a CDS encoding DUF2613 domain-containing protein, translated as MTMTNRFASWPRRSIGPVLASTVTGVVLGIVGVIGIASFSGQNQVPAGNAVPADQAVLGGPEYGSRQ; from the coding sequence ATGACCATGACGAACCGATTCGCTTCCTGGCCCCGCCGCTCCATCGGCCCGGTTTTGGCCAGCACTGTCACTGGCGTTGTGCTGGGGATTGTGGGCGTGATCGGCATCGCTAGCTTCTCCGGCCAGAACCAGGTCCCGGCGGGCAATGCCGTTCCCGCTGACCAGGCAGTCCTCGGCGGGCCGGAGTACGGGTCCCGACAGTAG